Genomic window (Allostreptomyces psammosilenae):
CACCCAGTCGGCGCAGACCACCAGGACGGCGCCGGTCAACGCGGAGGTCACCGGACCCGGCCCGGGCGCGCCGGTCAGCCGTCTGGCCAGTTGCGGGGCGGCCAGCGCGACGAACCGGATCGGCCCGGCCGAGGCGGTCGCCACCGCGGCCAGCGCCGTGCCCACCACCAGCAGGGCCAGCCGGGTCCGGTGCACGGGCACGCCCAGCGAGGTCGCGGTGTCGTCGCCCATCCGCAGCAGGGCCAGCGGCCGGGAGAGCAGCAGCGCGCACGGGACCAGCACGGCCAGGGCCACCGCGACCGGCACCACGTGCTCCCAGCCGCGGGCGTTGAGGCTGCCGACCATCCAGACGGTGGCGGCGGACGCCTCCTCCAGGGAGGCACGGGTCATCAGGTAGTCGTTGAGCGCCATCAGTACCGCGCTCACCCCCAGCCCCACCAGCACCAGCCGGAAGCCGTTCGTCCCCCTACGGTGGGACAGCAGGTACACCAGTACGGCGGTGAGCAGCCCGCCGGCGATCGAGGCGCCGGCCAGCACGCCGGCCGCGGTCGTGCCGAGCAGCAGGATCGCCACCAGGGCGCCGGTCACCG
Coding sequences:
- a CDS encoding FecCD family ABC transporter permease — protein: MSASTSTRPPARRRRLLRVGPLAVPVDRRGTAVGAALAGCLVAVGLLTMATGDLPVAPADVLRTVFGRGEPVHEFVVMRMRLPRLLTGLEVGAALGLSGAIFQSLTRNPLGSPDVIGFTYGSVTGALVAILLLGTTAAGVLAGASIAGGLLTAVLVYLLSHRRGTNGFRLVLVGLGVSAVLMALNDYLMTRASLEEASAATVWMVGSLNARGWEHVVPVAVALAVLVPCALLLSRPLALLRMGDDTATSLGVPVHRTRLALLVVGTALAAVATASAGPIRFVALAAPQLARRLTGAPGPGPVTSALTGAVLVVCADWVAQRALAPTSLPVGVATAALGGVYLLWLLVRERREGRI